From a region of the Enterobacter cancerogenus genome:
- the pncB gene encoding nicotinate phosphoribosyltransferase, with amino-acid sequence MTRFASPVLHTLLDTDAYKLHMQQAVFHHYHDVQVAAEFRCRGDDLLGIYADSIREQVDAMRHLALQDDEYHWLSGLPFFHADYLNWLREFRYNPDQVTVTNDNGKLDIRLEGPWREVIMWEVPLLAVISELAHRYRSPDTGVEQAIASLEHKLVEFSHLTEGLDMSRFRLMDFGTRRRFSREVQQAIVERLKQEPWFVGTSNYDLARRLDLTPMGTQAHEWFQAHQQISPDLANSQRAALAAWLDEYPDQLGIALTDCITMDAFLRDFGPEFAQRYQGLRHDSGDPVEWGEKAIAHYQKLGIDPMSKVLVFSDNLDLAKAVDLYRHFSSRVNLSFGIGTRLTCDIPQVKPLNIVIKLVECNGKPVAKLSDSPGKTICHDKAFVRALREAFDLPQVKKAS; translated from the coding sequence ATGACTCGATTCGCTTCTCCTGTTCTGCATACGTTGCTGGATACCGACGCGTATAAACTGCATATGCAGCAAGCCGTTTTTCACCATTACCATGACGTTCAGGTTGCGGCTGAGTTTCGCTGCCGGGGCGACGACTTGCTGGGTATCTACGCAGATTCCATTCGTGAGCAGGTCGATGCCATGCGGCATCTGGCGCTGCAGGACGACGAATATCACTGGCTTTCGGGCCTGCCTTTCTTCCACGCCGATTACCTGAACTGGCTGCGCGAGTTCCGCTATAACCCCGATCAGGTGACCGTGACCAATGACAATGGCAAGCTGGACATTCGCCTTGAAGGCCCGTGGCGTGAAGTCATTATGTGGGAAGTGCCGCTGCTGGCCGTCATCAGTGAACTGGCCCACCGCTACCGCTCGCCCGACACCGGCGTTGAGCAGGCGATTGCTTCGCTTGAACATAAACTCGTTGAATTCTCGCATCTGACCGAAGGGCTGGATATGTCCCGCTTCCGTCTGATGGACTTCGGCACGCGCCGCCGTTTCTCCCGCGAGGTACAGCAAGCCATTGTTGAGCGTCTGAAGCAGGAACCGTGGTTTGTAGGCACCAGCAATTATGACCTGGCCCGTCGTCTGGATCTGACCCCCATGGGCACCCAGGCACACGAATGGTTCCAGGCACACCAGCAGATCAGCCCCGATCTTGCCAACAGCCAGCGCGCTGCGCTTGCCGCCTGGCTGGACGAGTACCCTGACCAGCTGGGTATCGCCCTCACCGACTGCATTACCATGGACGCGTTCCTGCGTGACTTTGGTCCTGAGTTTGCACAACGCTATCAGGGCTTGCGTCATGACTCCGGCGACCCGGTTGAATGGGGCGAGAAGGCCATCGCCCATTACCAAAAATTGGGCATCGACCCAATGAGCAAGGTGCTGGTCTTCTCCGATAACCTCGATCTGGCGAAAGCCGTCGACCTTTATCGCCACTTCTCTTCCCGAGTGAACCTGAGTTTCGGTATCGGGACCCGTTTGACCTGTGATATCCCACAGGTAAAACCGCTGAACATCGTCATAAAGCTGGTGGAATGTAACGGCAAGCCGGTGGCAAAACTCTCTGACAGCCCGGGCAAAACCATCTGTCACGACAAAGCATTTGTCCGCGCCCTGCGCGAAGCCTTCGATCTGCCGCAGGTTAAAAAAGCAAGCTGA
- the asnS gene encoding asparagine--tRNA ligase, whose translation MSVVPVADVLQGRVAVDQEVTVRGWVRTRRDSKAGISFLAVYDGSCFDPVQAVINNSLPNYNDDVLHLTTGCSVIVTGVVVASPGQGQSFEIQASAIEVTGWVEDPDTYPMAAKRHSIEYLREVAHLRPRTNLIGAVARVRHTLAQALHRFFDEQGYFWVSTPLITASDTEGAGEMFRVSTLDMENLPRTPEGKVDYDKDFFGKEAFLTVSGQLNGETYACALSKIYTFGPTFRAENSNTSRHLAEFWMLEPEVAFADLNDVAGLAEAMLKYVFKAVLEERADDMKFFAERVDNDAIARLERFVSADFAQVDYTDAVAILEKCGEKFENPVYWGVDLSSEHERYLAEKHFKAPVVVKNYPKDIKAFYMRLNEDGKTVAAMDVLAPGIGEIIGGSQREERLDVLDARMEEMGLNPADYGWYRDLRRYGTVPHSGFGLGFERLIAYVTGVQNVRDVIPFPRTPRNASF comes from the coding sequence ATGAGCGTTGTGCCTGTAGCCGACGTACTCCAGGGCCGTGTCGCCGTTGACCAAGAAGTCACCGTGCGCGGATGGGTGCGTACTCGCCGAGATTCTAAAGCTGGCATCTCCTTCCTCGCCGTCTATGACGGTTCCTGCTTTGATCCTGTACAGGCCGTCATCAATAATTCTCTGCCCAATTACAATGATGACGTTCTGCACCTGACAACGGGTTGTTCCGTTATTGTCACCGGCGTGGTTGTGGCATCGCCTGGTCAGGGTCAGAGTTTCGAAATTCAGGCTTCCGCTATCGAAGTCACGGGCTGGGTTGAAGATCCTGATACCTACCCGATGGCGGCAAAACGCCACAGCATTGAGTATCTGCGTGAAGTGGCGCACCTGCGTCCGCGCACCAACCTGATTGGGGCGGTTGCCCGCGTGCGTCACACGCTGGCGCAGGCGCTGCATCGCTTCTTCGACGAGCAGGGTTATTTCTGGGTTTCTACCCCGCTTATCACCGCGTCTGACACCGAAGGTGCCGGCGAAATGTTCCGCGTTTCAACGCTGGATATGGAAAACCTGCCGCGCACGCCGGAAGGCAAAGTGGATTACGACAAAGACTTCTTCGGAAAAGAAGCCTTCCTGACGGTGTCCGGCCAGCTCAACGGCGAAACCTACGCCTGTGCGCTGTCTAAAATCTACACCTTCGGCCCAACCTTCCGTGCCGAAAACTCCAACACCAGCCGCCACCTGGCGGAGTTCTGGATGCTGGAGCCAGAAGTGGCTTTCGCGGATCTGAATGACGTAGCAGGTCTGGCAGAAGCCATGCTGAAGTACGTGTTCAAAGCGGTTCTTGAAGAACGTGCTGATGATATGAAATTCTTCGCTGAACGCGTGGATAACGACGCGATTGCCCGTCTTGAGCGTTTCGTTTCCGCTGACTTTGCGCAGGTGGATTACACCGATGCGGTTGCTATCCTCGAAAAATGCGGCGAGAAGTTTGAGAACCCGGTTTACTGGGGCGTTGACCTCTCCTCCGAACACGAGCGTTATCTGGCAGAGAAACACTTCAAAGCACCGGTGGTTGTGAAAAACTATCCGAAAGACATTAAGGCCTTCTACATGCGCCTTAACGAAGACGGTAAAACCGTGGCAGCGATGGACGTGCTTGCGCCGGGCATCGGCGAAATCATCGGCGGTTCTCAGCGTGAAGAGCGTCTGGACGTGCTGGACGCCCGTATGGAAGAGATGGGGCTTAACCCTGCTGACTACGGCTGGTATCGCGATCTGCGTCGTTACGGCACCGTTCCGCACTCCGGTTTTGGCCTTGGCTTTGAACGTCTTATTGCCTACGTCACCGGTGTACAGAACGTGCGTGATGTGATTCCTTTCCCACGCACGCCGCGTAACGCCAGTTTCTAA
- the ompF gene encoding porin OmpF, whose protein sequence is MMKRNILAVVIPALLVAGAANAAEIYNKDGNKLDLYGKAVGLHYFSDNDGNDGDMTYARLGFKGETQINDQLTGYGQWEYNFQGNNSEGSDAQSGNKTRLAFAGLKFGDAGSFDYGRNYGLVYDVIGITDMLPEFGGDTGASDDFFAGRTGGLATYRNNNFFGLVDGLNFGVQYLGKNERTDATRSNGDGWATSLSYEFDGFAVLGAYGAADRTNNQQTLEWGNGDKAEQWATGLKYDANNIYLAALYGEMQNAARLGSRGFANKSQDFSVVAQYQFDFGLRPSISYYKSKAKDVEGIGDEDFINYIEVGATYYFNKNMSTYVDYQINQLKDDNKLGINNDDTVALGIVYQF, encoded by the coding sequence ATGATGAAGCGCAATATCCTGGCAGTGGTTATCCCTGCCCTGCTGGTAGCCGGTGCAGCTAACGCTGCAGAAATCTATAACAAAGACGGCAACAAATTAGATCTTTACGGGAAAGCTGTTGGCCTGCATTACTTCTCTGACAATGATGGCAACGATGGCGACATGACTTACGCGCGTCTGGGCTTCAAAGGCGAAACCCAGATCAACGACCAGCTGACCGGTTACGGCCAGTGGGAATACAACTTCCAGGGTAACAACTCTGAAGGCAGCGACGCGCAGAGCGGCAACAAAACCCGTCTGGCATTCGCAGGTCTGAAATTCGGTGACGCAGGCTCCTTCGACTACGGTCGTAACTATGGCCTGGTGTATGACGTTATCGGTATCACCGATATGCTGCCTGAGTTCGGCGGCGACACTGGCGCAAGCGATGACTTCTTCGCGGGCCGTACCGGTGGTCTGGCAACTTACCGTAACAACAACTTCTTCGGTCTGGTTGACGGTCTGAACTTCGGCGTTCAGTACCTGGGTAAAAACGAGCGTACCGACGCTACCCGTTCTAACGGTGACGGCTGGGCAACCTCTCTGAGCTACGAGTTTGATGGCTTCGCAGTACTGGGTGCTTACGGCGCCGCTGACCGTACCAACAACCAGCAGACTCTGGAATGGGGTAACGGTGATAAAGCTGAGCAGTGGGCGACCGGTCTGAAATACGACGCGAACAACATCTACCTGGCAGCACTGTACGGCGAAATGCAGAACGCAGCGCGTCTGGGCAGCCGTGGCTTCGCTAACAAGTCTCAGGACTTCTCTGTTGTTGCACAGTACCAGTTCGATTTCGGCCTGCGTCCGTCCATTTCCTACTACAAATCTAAAGCGAAAGACGTAGAAGGTATCGGCGACGAAGACTTCATCAACTACATCGAAGTGGGTGCGACTTACTACTTCAACAAAAACATGTCCACCTATGTTGACTACCAGATCAACCAGCTGAAAGACGACAACAAGCTCGGTATCAACAATGATGACACCGTTGCTCTGGGTATCGTTTACCAGTTCTAA
- a CDS encoding amino acid aminotransferase, translated as MFENITAAPADPILGLADLFRADDRPGKINLGIGVYKDETGKTPVLTSVKKAEQYLLENETTKNYLGIDGIPEFGRCTQELLFGKGSEIVSSKRARTAQTPGGTGALRVAADFLAKNTSVKRVWVSNPSWPNHKSVFNSAGLEVREYAYYDAANHALDFDGLLTSLNDAQAGDVVLFHGCCHNPTGIDPTLEQWEQLAKLSVEKGWLPLFDFAYQGFARGLEEDAEGLRAFAAVHQELIVASSYSKNFGLYNERVGACTLVAADDQTVDRAFSQMKSVIRANYSNPPAHGASVVATILSNDALRAIWEQELNDMRQRIQRMRLLFVSTLAEKGADRDFSFIIKQNGMFSFSGLTKEQVLRLREEFGVYAVASGRVNVAGMTPDNMAPLCEAIVAVL; from the coding sequence ATGTTTGAGAACATTACCGCCGCTCCTGCCGACCCAATTCTGGGCCTGGCCGATCTGTTTCGTGCCGATGACCGCCCTGGCAAAATCAACCTGGGTATTGGTGTATATAAAGATGAAACCGGCAAAACACCGGTACTGACCAGCGTTAAAAAAGCGGAACAGTACCTGCTGGAAAACGAAACCACCAAGAACTACCTCGGTATTGATGGTATCCCTGAATTTGGTCGCTGCACGCAGGAACTGCTGTTCGGTAAAGGCAGTGAGATTGTGAGCAGCAAACGCGCTCGTACAGCGCAAACGCCAGGCGGCACCGGTGCCCTGCGCGTTGCGGCGGATTTCCTGGCGAAAAACACCTCCGTTAAGCGCGTCTGGGTCAGCAACCCAAGCTGGCCAAACCATAAAAGCGTCTTTAACTCTGCGGGTCTGGAAGTGCGTGAATACGCCTACTACGATGCAGCAAACCACGCGCTGGACTTTGACGGTCTGCTGACCAGCCTGAACGACGCGCAGGCGGGTGACGTTGTTCTGTTCCATGGCTGCTGCCATAACCCAACCGGTATCGATCCGACGCTGGAACAGTGGGAACAGCTGGCAAAACTGTCCGTTGAAAAAGGCTGGCTGCCGCTGTTCGACTTCGCCTACCAGGGCTTTGCTCGCGGGCTGGAAGAAGATGCCGAAGGCCTGCGCGCGTTCGCGGCTGTTCATCAGGAGTTGATTGTCGCAAGCTCATACTCCAAGAACTTCGGTCTGTACAATGAGCGCGTGGGTGCCTGTACGCTGGTCGCCGCCGACGACCAGACCGTCGACCGCGCGTTCAGCCAGATGAAATCCGTGATCCGTGCAAACTACTCTAACCCACCGGCACACGGTGCCTCTGTGGTCGCGACCATCCTGAGCAACGACGCGCTGCGCGCGATCTGGGAGCAGGAGCTGAACGATATGCGCCAGCGTATCCAGCGCATGCGTCTGCTGTTTGTGAGCACGCTGGCGGAGAAAGGGGCTGACCGTGATTTCAGCTTCATCATCAAGCAAAACGGCATGTTCTCGTTCAGCGGCCTGACTAAAGAACAGGTTCTGCGTCTGCGTGAAGAGTTCGGCGTCTACGCCGTTGCCTCTGGCCGCGTAAACGTGGCGGGCATGACGCCAGATAATATGGCACCGCTGTGCGAGGCGATTGTCGCCGTTCTGTAA
- a CDS encoding MBL fold metallo-hydrolase — translation MNYRIIPVTAFSQNCSLIWCEQTKLAALVDPGGDAEKIKQEVAASGVTLMQILLTHGHLDHVGAAAELAQHYGVPVIGPEKEDEFWLEGLPAQSRMFGLDECQPLTPDRWLNEGDRVSVGNVTLQVLHCPGHTPGHIVFFDDHSRLLISGDVIFKGGVGRSDFPRGDHGQLIQSIKQKLLPLGDDVTFIPGHGPMSTLGYERVHNPFLQDEMPVW, via the coding sequence ATGAACTATCGTATTATTCCGGTTACCGCGTTCTCCCAGAACTGTTCATTAATCTGGTGTGAGCAAACCAAACTGGCCGCGCTTGTTGATCCCGGCGGCGACGCTGAGAAAATCAAGCAGGAAGTCGCTGCAAGCGGCGTCACGCTGATGCAGATCCTGCTCACTCACGGTCACCTTGACCACGTGGGGGCAGCAGCTGAACTGGCGCAGCACTACGGTGTGCCGGTTATCGGTCCGGAAAAAGAAGATGAGTTCTGGCTTGAGGGGTTACCTGCCCAAAGTCGCATGTTTGGCCTTGATGAGTGTCAGCCGTTGACGCCCGATCGCTGGCTGAACGAAGGAGATCGTGTAAGCGTAGGGAATGTGACGTTACAGGTGTTGCATTGTCCCGGGCACACGCCGGGCCATATCGTCTTTTTTGATGACCATTCGCGTCTGCTGATTTCCGGCGATGTGATTTTCAAAGGTGGGGTAGGACGCAGTGATTTTCCGCGCGGCGATCACGGACAGCTGATCCAGTCGATTAAGCAGAAGTTATTGCCGTTAGGCGATGACGTGACGTTTATCCCCGGACACGGCCCGATGTCGACGCTGGGCTATGAACGGGTACACAATCCGTTCCTTCAGGATGAAATGCCTGTCTGGTAA
- a CDS encoding YcbK family protein, with translation MDKFDANRRKLLALGGVALGAAAILPTPAFATLSTPRPRILTLNNLHTGESLKAEFFDGRGYIQDELAKLNHFFRDFRANKIKAIDPGLFDQLFRLQGLLGTSRPVQLISGYRSLDTNNELRAHSRGVAKKSYHTKGQAMDFHIEGVSLANIRKAALSMRAGGVGYYPRSNFVHIDTGPVRHW, from the coding sequence ATGGACAAATTTGACGCTAATCGCCGCAAACTGCTGGCGTTAGGTGGTGTTGCGCTGGGCGCAGCGGCCATCTTGCCGACGCCAGCATTTGCCACCCTCTCGACCCCACGTCCGCGTATTTTAACGCTCAACAATCTTCACACCGGTGAGTCGCTTAAAGCGGAGTTTTTCGATGGCAGAGGCTATATTCAGGATGAATTAGCAAAACTAAACCATTTTTTCCGTGATTTCCGCGCGAATAAAATAAAAGCCATCGATCCAGGACTGTTTGATCAGTTGTTTCGCCTTCAGGGCCTGTTGGGGACCAGCAGACCTGTGCAGCTCATTTCTGGCTATCGCTCGCTCGATACCAATAACGAACTGCGTGCCCACAGCCGTGGGGTAGCGAAAAAAAGCTACCACACCAAAGGGCAGGCAATGGATTTCCACATTGAAGGCGTTTCGTTAGCCAATATTCGCAAAGCTGCGTTATCTATGCGCGCAGGTGGTGTAGGATATTACCCACGTAGCAACTTTGTGCATATTGATACCGGGCCGGTCAGGCACTGGTAA
- the ldtD gene encoding L,D-transpeptidase yields the protein MLLKKNRGRQLSALGLCLTVMFAPLFTAQADEPEVVPSDSSATTGTQPMSLSLPLDQSPATAIMAGIRPLPEGIDTGSLRQQLMTGLPSGYTPAYINQLTLLYAARDMKPMWENRDAVRAFQQQLAEVAIAGFQPQFTTWVELLTDPSVTGQARDVVLSDAMMGYLQFVAGIPVNGNRWLYSQKPYKLATPALSVINQWQLSLDNGELPRFIASLAPAHPQYATMHQSLLALVADSRPWPQLRATATLRPGQWSSDVPALREILSRSGILDGGPNIALPGDDSQNVVVSPSAPVKEKKAVGLNNKPAAYDRELVAAVKQFQAAQGLGADGVIGQSTRDWLNVSPAQRAGVLALNIQRLRLLPGTLSTGIMVNIPAYSLVYYQDGNEVLASRVIVGRPDRKTPMMSSALNNVVVNPPWNVPPTLARKDILPKVWNDPGYLERHGYTVMRGWNSKEAIDPYMVDWSTITASNLPFRFQQAPGAHNSLGRYKFNMPSSDAIYLHDTPNHTLFQKDTRALSSGCVRVNKASELANMLLQDAGWNDTRISDALKQGDTRYVNIRHNIPVNLYYLTAFVGADGRTQYRTDIYNYDLPARSGAQILPKAEQLIR from the coding sequence ATGTTGCTAAAGAAAAATCGTGGTCGTCAGCTGTCAGCGCTGGGTTTGTGCCTGACAGTGATGTTTGCTCCACTGTTTACCGCACAGGCGGATGAGCCTGAAGTTGTACCTTCGGACAGCTCTGCAACGACGGGTACACAACCGATGTCGCTGTCTCTGCCGCTGGATCAATCTCCGGCGACGGCGATCATGGCGGGAATCCGGCCGCTACCCGAAGGGATCGACACCGGTTCACTTCGCCAGCAGCTGATGACGGGCTTGCCGTCAGGCTACACGCCAGCCTATATCAACCAGCTCACGCTGCTGTATGCCGCGCGTGATATGAAACCTATGTGGGAAAACCGCGACGCGGTGCGTGCGTTTCAGCAACAGCTTGCGGAAGTCGCGATTGCAGGTTTCCAGCCGCAGTTCACCACCTGGGTAGAGCTGCTGACTGACCCTTCCGTTACCGGCCAGGCGCGGGATGTGGTGTTGTCTGATGCGATGATGGGCTACCTGCAGTTTGTGGCGGGCATTCCGGTTAATGGCAACCGCTGGCTGTATAGTCAAAAGCCGTACAAGCTGGCGACCCCGGCGCTGTCAGTGATTAACCAGTGGCAGCTGTCGCTGGATAATGGTGAACTGCCGCGCTTTATCGCAAGCCTTGCGCCTGCGCATCCGCAATACGCCACGATGCATCAATCCTTACTGGCGCTGGTGGCGGACTCGCGGCCGTGGCCGCAACTGCGCGCCACCGCGACGCTTCGCCCTGGCCAGTGGAGCAGCGATGTTCCCGCCCTGCGTGAAATCCTCAGCCGTTCCGGCATCCTCGACGGCGGGCCTAACATTGCTCTTCCTGGCGACGATTCGCAAAACGTGGTGGTCAGCCCGTCTGCCCCGGTCAAAGAGAAAAAAGCCGTAGGGCTAAACAACAAGCCCGCGGCGTACGATCGTGAACTGGTGGCAGCCGTGAAGCAATTTCAGGCCGCGCAAGGGCTGGGGGCTGATGGCGTCATTGGTCAGTCCACGCGTGACTGGCTGAACGTCTCTCCTGCGCAGCGGGCAGGGGTGTTGGCGCTGAATATCCAGCGTTTGCGTTTGCTGCCGGGTACGCTTTCGACCGGCATCATGGTGAATATTCCTGCTTACTCTCTGGTTTATTATCAGGACGGAAACGAAGTGCTGGCGTCCCGCGTCATTGTCGGGCGGCCAGATCGTAAAACGCCGATGATGAGCAGCGCGCTGAACAATGTCGTGGTGAACCCGCCGTGGAACGTTCCGCCGACGCTTGCGCGCAAAGACATCCTGCCTAAGGTGTGGAACGATCCGGGCTATCTGGAACGCCACGGTTATACGGTGATGCGCGGCTGGAACAGTAAAGAAGCGATTGACCCGTATATGGTCGACTGGTCTACGATTACGGCCTCGAACCTGCCGTTCCGTTTCCAGCAGGCACCGGGCGCGCATAACTCGCTGGGACGTTACAAGTTCAATATGCCGAGTTCCGACGCTATCTATTTGCACGATACGCCAAACCACACCCTGTTCCAGAAAGACACCCGCGCACTCAGCTCCGGCTGCGTTCGTGTAAACAAAGCGTCTGAACTGGCGAACATGCTGTTGCAGGATGCCGGCTGGAACGATACGCGGATCTCTGATGCGCTGAAACAAGGTGATACCCGGTATGTGAATATCCGCCACAATATTCCCGTCAATCTTTACTACCTCACGGCGTTTGTCGGGGCCGACGGGCGTACCCAGTATCGTACAGATATTTACAATTATGATCTCCCCGCGCGATCCGGCGCACAAATTTTGCCAAAAGCGGAACAATTAATCAGGTAA